Proteins encoded in a region of the Salipiger sp. CCB-MM3 genome:
- the rsmH gene encoding 16S rRNA (cytosine(1402)-N(4))-methyltransferase RsmH, which yields MAAPKDPNAAPHVPVLLRPLIEAVAPVRGTWVDGTFGAGGYARGLLEAGADKVIGIDRDPLAHQMAAEWIGQYEGRLELVEDNFANMDAHAQNVDGVVLDLGVSSMQLDRAERGFSFQKDGPLDMRMEQAGETAADLVKRLDETTLADVLYTFGEERASRRIAKAIVRERAVEPIETTARLSSIVEACLPRPKPGQSHPATRSFQALRIAVNDEYGALWRGLMAAERALKPGGFLAVVTFHSVEDRMVKRFLQARAGRLNSVSRYEPQVEAEAPRFELVTRKAVGPDDEELAVNPRSRSARLRVGRRTEAAAGDIESGVLSMPQLRGKS from the coding sequence ATGGCGGCGCCCAAAGACCCCAACGCCGCTCCGCATGTACCCGTCCTGCTGCGGCCCCTGATCGAGGCGGTTGCGCCGGTGCGGGGCACTTGGGTTGACGGCACCTTCGGGGCAGGGGGCTATGCGCGGGGCCTGCTCGAAGCGGGCGCCGACAAGGTGATCGGCATCGACCGCGATCCGCTGGCGCATCAGATGGCCGCCGAATGGATCGGCCAGTACGAGGGCCGGCTGGAGCTGGTCGAAGACAATTTCGCCAATATGGATGCCCATGCGCAGAACGTCGATGGCGTGGTGCTGGACCTGGGCGTGTCGTCCATGCAGCTGGACCGTGCCGAGCGCGGCTTTTCCTTCCAGAAGGACGGGCCGCTCGACATGCGTATGGAGCAGGCGGGAGAGACCGCAGCCGATCTGGTGAAGCGGCTCGACGAGACCACGCTGGCGGACGTGCTTTACACCTTCGGCGAAGAGCGCGCGTCGCGCCGCATCGCCAAGGCCATCGTGCGCGAGCGCGCGGTCGAGCCGATCGAGACCACCGCGCGCCTGTCGTCCATCGTCGAGGCCTGCCTGCCGCGCCCCAAGCCCGGCCAGTCGCATCCTGCGACCCGCTCGTTTCAGGCGCTGCGCATTGCGGTCAACGATGAGTATGGCGCGCTGTGGCGCGGGCTGATGGCCGCCGAGCGCGCGCTGAAGCCCGGCGGCTTTCTGGCCGTCGTCACCTTCCATTCCGTCGAAGACCGCATGGTCAAACGCTTCCTGCAGGCACGCGCGGGCCGTCTCAATTCGGTCAGCCGCTACGAGCCGCAGGTCGAGGCCGAGGCGCCGCGCTTCGAACTGGTGACCCGCAAGGCCGTGGGGCCGGACGACGAAGAGCTTGCGGTCAACCCGCGCTCGCGTTCGGCGCGGCTGCGGGTGGGGCGGCGGACCGAGGCCGCGGCCGGAGATATCGAGTCTGGGGTGCTCTCCATGCCCCAGTTGAGAGGAAAGAGCTGA
- the ftsL gene encoding cell division protein FtsL, protein MRTLLYVTTFMAVIGLAFWAYHENYKTQASLDNVRQLQRDIGDARARLSILRAEWAYLNRPDRLRDLADLNFERLGLLPMRPEQFGRIDQVNYPDNRALVFNDLVDVTSAGAASGASR, encoded by the coding sequence ATGCGCACGCTTCTCTATGTGACCACCTTTATGGCGGTGATCGGTCTGGCCTTCTGGGCCTATCACGAGAACTACAAGACGCAGGCCTCGCTGGACAACGTGCGCCAGCTGCAGCGCGACATTGGCGACGCCCGCGCGCGGCTGTCGATCCTGCGCGCCGAATGGGCCTATCTCAACCGTCCCGACCGGCTGCGCGACCTTGCCGATCTGAACTTCGAGCGGCTGGGCCTGCTGCCGATGCGCCCCGAGCAGTTCGGGCGCATTGATCAGGTGAATTACCCCGATAATCGCGCGCTGGTGTTCAACGACCTTGTGGACGTGACCAGCGCAGGTGCTGCCTCGGGGGCCTCGCGATGA
- a CDS encoding peptidoglycan D,D-transpeptidase FtsI family protein → MNGRIPLRPLARVLDARRRGENPDAIERENLRIRHEQMRDKARVRAEGRLLVLGLVFFCAFVVIGLRMGMLAQSEAEEPRAQLPGSSIIASRADIVDRQGRVLATNMETHSLYAHPHQMIEPLRAADELMKIFPDLNHERLVKDFTNGKRKFMWVKKKISPEQMQAVHDIGEPGLLFGPREMRLYPNGKLASHILGGASFGREGVASAEVIGTAGIERFFDDELRDPARGGAPLELSIDLTVQAATERVLSSGMKLMNAKGAASVLLDVHTGEIIAMASLPDFDPNDRPRPPVSGSPADSPLFNHAVQGVYELGSTFKIFAAAQALDLGLVKPDTVIDTSPPMKVSGFRIGEFEGHNYGKQTVEGIIQHSSNRGTGKIALAIGPERQQDFLKRMGFFEPTGVELTEASGGKPLLPARWTELSTVTISYGHGLSASPLHLAAGYAAIANGGHKISPTLLKQDGPHYGPQVMSEKVANEAAHMLRLVVTDGTASFADVPGYKVAGKTGTADKPKERGGGYYKDKVIATFSSIFPADDPKYALVVTLDEPVETSGSRPRRSAGWTAVPVAAEMIGRIAPLLGLRPEYDVPEEEEVTLVRN, encoded by the coding sequence ATGAACGGGCGCATCCCGCTTCGGCCTCTGGCCCGCGTTCTGGATGCGCGGCGTCGCGGTGAGAACCCGGATGCGATCGAGCGCGAGAACCTGCGGATCCGCCACGAGCAGATGCGCGACAAGGCGCGCGTGCGCGCCGAGGGCCGTCTTCTGGTGCTCGGGCTGGTGTTCTTCTGCGCCTTCGTGGTGATCGGCTTGCGCATGGGCATGCTGGCGCAATCCGAAGCCGAGGAGCCGCGGGCGCAGCTTCCGGGGTCCTCGATCATTGCCTCGCGCGCCGATATCGTCGACCGGCAGGGCCGGGTGCTGGCGACCAATATGGAAACCCATTCGCTCTACGCCCACCCGCATCAGATGATCGAGCCGCTGCGCGCCGCCGATGAGTTGATGAAGATCTTCCCCGATCTGAACCACGAGCGGCTGGTGAAGGATTTCACCAACGGCAAGCGCAAGTTCATGTGGGTGAAGAAGAAAATCAGCCCCGAGCAGATGCAGGCGGTGCATGACATCGGCGAGCCGGGCCTGCTGTTCGGCCCGCGCGAGATGCGGCTTTATCCCAATGGCAAGCTGGCCTCGCACATTCTAGGCGGTGCCAGCTTTGGCCGTGAGGGCGTGGCTTCGGCAGAGGTGATCGGCACCGCCGGGATCGAGCGCTTCTTTGATGACGAGCTGCGCGATCCGGCCCGCGGCGGCGCACCGCTGGAGCTGTCGATTGATCTGACCGTGCAGGCAGCGACCGAGCGGGTGCTGTCCTCGGGCATGAAGCTGATGAACGCCAAGGGCGCGGCCTCGGTGCTGCTCGACGTGCACACCGGCGAGATCATCGCCATGGCCTCGCTGCCCGATTTCGATCCCAACGACCGTCCGCGCCCGCCGGTGTCGGGCAGCCCCGCCGACAGCCCGCTGTTCAACCACGCGGTTCAGGGCGTCTACGAGCTTGGCTCGACCTTCAAAATCTTTGCCGCCGCGCAGGCGCTTGATCTGGGGCTGGTGAAGCCCGACACGGTGATCGACACCTCGCCGCCGATGAAGGTCAGCGGTTTCCGCATCGGCGAGTTCGAGGGCCACAACTACGGCAAGCAGACCGTCGAAGGCATCATTCAGCACAGTTCCAACCGCGGCACCGGCAAGATCGCGCTGGCGATCGGCCCCGAGCGGCAGCAGGACTTCCTGAAGCGTATGGGGTTCTTCGAACCCACCGGCGTTGAACTGACCGAAGCGTCGGGCGGCAAACCGCTGCTGCCGGCGCGTTGGACCGAACTGAGCACGGTGACGATCTCTTATGGTCACGGTCTCTCGGCCTCGCCGCTGCACCTTGCGGCGGGTTATGCCGCCATCGCCAACGGCGGTCATAAGATCAGCCCGACGCTGCTCAAGCAGGACGGGCCGCATTATGGCCCGCAGGTGATGTCCGAGAAGGTGGCCAATGAGGCCGCGCATATGCTGCGCCTCGTGGTGACCGACGGCACCGCCAGCTTTGCCGATGTGCCGGGCTACAAGGTCGCGGGCAAGACCGGCACCGCCGACAAGCCCAAGGAACGCGGCGGCGGCTATTACAAGGACAAGGTGATCGCCACCTTCAGCTCGATCTTCCCCGCCGACGATCCCAAATACGCGCTGGTGGTGACGCTCGACGAGCCGGTCGAGACCTCGGGCAGCCGTCCGCGCCGTTCGGCGGGCTGGACCGCTGTGCCGGTGGCCGCCGAGATGATCGGCAGGATCGCGCCGCTTCTGGGCTTGCGTCCGGAATACGATGTGCCAGAAGAGGAGGAGGTGACGCTGGTTCGGAACTGA
- a CDS encoding UDP-N-acetylmuramoyl-L-alanyl-D-glutamate--2,6-diaminopimelate ligase has product MSTVSEGGKSLGELGLTARGGRDAEVTGVSVDSRDVQPGHLFAALPGTKVHGATFIPTALAQGAAAILTDAEGAALAAAALAESDAALVIAADPRQALSYAAALWFGAQPQVMAAVTGTNGKTSVATFLRHIWQDLGYRAINLGTTGVEGDWQAPLKHTTPEPITLHRALSEAAAAGVDHCAMEASSHGLDQRRLDGVQLAAAGFTNFTQDHLDYHADFEEYFAAKAGLFARVLPDDGIAVINIDDPRGVDMMAIARARGQEVISVGAAEGCDLRILGQRFHATGQDLRLDWRGAVQQLRLGLIGGFQGQNAALAAGLALACGAEAERVFPALERLETVRGRMQLAATRDNGAAVYVDFAHTPDAVSTALQALRPHVMGRLVAIVGAGGDRDPGKRPLMGAAAHEFADMVIVSDDNPRSEDPAAIRAEVLDGAPGALEVGDRAEAILRGVDALGPGDALMILGKGHETGQIVGDTIYPFDDVEQASVAVNALDGRGL; this is encoded by the coding sequence ATGAGCACCGTCTCTGAGGGAGGCAAGAGCCTCGGCGAGCTGGGGCTGACCGCACGCGGCGGTCGCGATGCAGAGGTGACGGGGGTCTCGGTCGACAGCCGGGACGTGCAGCCGGGGCATCTGTTTGCCGCATTGCCGGGCACCAAGGTGCACGGCGCGACGTTCATTCCCACCGCTCTGGCGCAGGGCGCCGCCGCCATTCTCACCGATGCCGAAGGCGCGGCGCTGGCCGCCGCGGCGCTGGCCGAAAGCGATGCCGCGCTGGTGATCGCCGCCGATCCGCGGCAGGCGCTCTCCTACGCTGCGGCGCTGTGGTTCGGCGCGCAGCCGCAGGTGATGGCCGCTGTCACCGGCACCAATGGCAAGACCTCGGTCGCGACCTTCCTGCGCCACATCTGGCAGGATCTCGGCTATCGCGCCATCAACCTCGGCACCACCGGCGTCGAGGGCGACTGGCAGGCGCCGCTCAAGCACACCACGCCCGAGCCGATCACCCTGCACCGCGCCCTGTCCGAAGCGGCGGCGGCGGGGGTCGATCATTGCGCCATGGAGGCCTCGAGCCACGGGCTCGATCAGCGCCGCCTCGACGGTGTGCAACTGGCGGCGGCGGGGTTCACCAATTTCACGCAGGATCACCTCGATTACCACGCGGATTTCGAAGAGTATTTCGCCGCCAAAGCGGGGCTTTTCGCGCGGGTTCTGCCGGATGACGGCATCGCGGTGATCAATATCGACGACCCGCGCGGCGTCGACATGATGGCCATCGCCCGCGCGCGGGGGCAAGAGGTCATTTCGGTTGGCGCGGCGGAAGGCTGCGATCTGCGCATCCTCGGCCAGCGGTTCCATGCCACCGGGCAGGACCTGCGGCTCGACTGGCGCGGCGCGGTGCAGCAGCTGCGGCTGGGGCTCATCGGCGGTTTTCAGGGGCAGAACGCGGCGCTGGCCGCCGGTCTGGCGCTGGCCTGCGGTGCCGAGGCCGAACGGGTCTTTCCGGCGCTGGAACGGCTGGAGACCGTGCGCGGGCGCATGCAGCTTGCCGCGACGCGTGACAATGGCGCGGCGGTCTATGTGGATTTCGCCCATACGCCCGATGCGGTCTCGACCGCGCTGCAGGCGCTGCGTCCGCATGTGATGGGGCGGCTGGTCGCCATCGTCGGCGCGGGCGGCGACCGCGATCCGGGCAAACGCCCGCTGATGGGCGCCGCGGCGCATGAGTTTGCCGACATGGTGATCGTTTCGGACGACAACCCGCGCAGCGAGGACCCGGCGGCGATCCGCGCCGAGGTGCTGGACGGCGCGCCGGGCGCGCTGGAGGTCGGCGACCGCGCCGAGGCGATCCTGCGCGGCGTCGATGCGCTGGGGCCGGGGGACGCGCTGATGATCCTCGGCAAGGGCCATGAGACCGGGCAGATCGTCGGCGACACGATCTATCCTTTCGACGACGTGGAACAGGCAAGCGTGGCGGTGAACGCGCTGGACGGGAGAGGGCTGTGA
- a CDS encoding UDP-N-acetylmuramoyl-tripeptide--D-alanyl-D-alanine ligase, with protein sequence MTLWTAEEAAAATGGRAIGNWSVNGVSIDTRTLEKGDLFVALTAARDAHDFVAQALEKGAGAALVSRIPEGVPADAPLLIVDDVLPGLEALGRAARARTRAQVVAVTGSVGKTSTKEMLRTVLGAQGTVHAAEKSYNNHWGVPLTLARMPKDVDFAVIEIGMNHPGEIAPLSRMARPHVAMITIVAPAHLAAFENLEGIAREKAAIFEGLEPGGSAVVNGDLEVSPLLVKLAEARAAHVITFGEAAGNHHRVEEVTVGDATTVAQGRAWRTHVLYKVGVPGRHFAVNGMGVLAVVHAMGLDRALAVTALGQWEAGAGRGLREVITLDPVETQLTLELIDDAYNANPASLGASLEVLAGAKPKDGVGRVAHGRRIAYLGDMKELGAQEHELHRALAEHPSMGCIDLVHCVGPLMRDLWLALPEHKRGHWAETSTAMAERVRHDLDAGDVVLVKGSLSMALARVVDAIRKMGHAPATS encoded by the coding sequence GTGACGCTTTGGACGGCTGAAGAGGCCGCCGCCGCAACCGGCGGGCGGGCCATTGGCAACTGGAGCGTCAACGGCGTTTCGATCGACACCCGCACGCTGGAGAAGGGCGATCTCTTTGTCGCCCTGACCGCGGCGCGTGACGCGCATGACTTCGTGGCGCAGGCGCTGGAGAAAGGCGCGGGGGCCGCGCTCGTCAGCCGCATCCCCGAGGGCGTGCCCGCGGATGCGCCGTTGTTGATCGTCGATGACGTGCTGCCGGGGCTCGAGGCTTTGGGGCGCGCCGCGCGGGCCCGGACACGGGCGCAGGTGGTGGCGGTGACCGGCTCGGTGGGCAAGACCTCGACAAAGGAGATGCTGCGCACCGTGCTGGGCGCGCAGGGCACGGTCCATGCCGCCGAGAAAAGCTACAACAACCATTGGGGCGTGCCGCTGACGCTGGCGCGGATGCCCAAGGACGTGGATTTTGCCGTGATCGAGATCGGCATGAACCACCCCGGCGAGATCGCGCCGCTGAGCCGCATGGCGCGGCCGCATGTGGCGATGATCACCATCGTTGCGCCCGCGCATCTGGCTGCCTTCGAGAACCTCGAGGGCATCGCGCGCGAGAAGGCGGCGATCTTCGAGGGGCTGGAGCCCGGCGGCAGCGCCGTGGTCAACGGCGATCTCGAGGTCTCGCCGCTGCTGGTGAAACTGGCCGAGGCCAGGGCGGCGCATGTGATCACCTTCGGCGAGGCGGCGGGCAATCACCACCGCGTCGAAGAGGTCACCGTGGGCGATGCCACCACCGTGGCGCAGGGTCGCGCGTGGCGCACGCATGTGCTCTATAAGGTCGGGGTGCCGGGGCGGCATTTCGCGGTCAACGGCATGGGCGTTCTGGCCGTGGTGCATGCCATGGGGCTCGACCGGGCGCTGGCGGTCACCGCGCTGGGGCAGTGGGAGGCTGGCGCGGGACGGGGCCTGCGCGAGGTGATCACCCTCGATCCGGTGGAGACGCAGCTGACGCTGGAACTGATCGACGACGCCTATAACGCCAACCCCGCCTCGCTGGGCGCCTCGCTGGAGGTTCTGGCGGGCGCAAAGCCCAAGGACGGCGTGGGGCGCGTCGCGCATGGGCGGCGCATCGCCTATCTCGGCGATATGAAAGAGCTGGGCGCGCAGGAGCATGAGTTGCACCGCGCTCTGGCGGAACATCCTTCGATGGGCTGCATCGACCTCGTGCATTGCGTCGGGCCGCTGATGCGCGATCTTTGGCTGGCGCTGCCCGAGCACAAGCGCGGCCATTGGGCCGAGACCAGCACCGCCATGGCCGAGCGGGTGCGCCATGATCTCGACGCCGGCGATGTTGTGCTGGTGAAGGGCTCGCTCTCCATGGCGCTGGCGCGCGTGGTTGACGCGATCCGCAAAATGGGTCATGCGCCCGCCACTAGCTGA
- the mraY gene encoding phospho-N-acetylmuramoyl-pentapeptide-transferase, producing the protein MLYWLTGLSDGGDVFNLFRYITFRAGGAFLTALIFGFLFGRPLIDVLRKRQGKGQPIRTDGPEGHFVKAGTPTMGGLLIVGALLTSTLLWARLDNGFVWMVLFVTMGYAAIGFADDYAKVKKQNTDGVSGKVRLAIGFGIAAVAAAWAAWLHPADLTGQLAFPVFKNALLDLGWLFVPFAMIVIVGAANAVNLTDGLDGLAIMPVMIAGGTLGIIAYAVGRTDFTEYLDVHYVPGTGEILIFTAALIGGGLGFLWYNAPPAAVFMGDTGSLALGGGLGAIAVATKHEIVLAIVGGLFVVEALSVIIQVLYFKRTGKRVFLMAPIHHHYEKKGWAEPQIVIRFWIISLILALIGLATLKLR; encoded by the coding sequence ATGCTCTATTGGCTGACTGGATTGAGTGACGGCGGCGATGTCTTCAACCTCTTCCGCTACATCACTTTCCGGGCGGGCGGGGCGTTTCTGACCGCGCTGATCTTCGGGTTCCTCTTCGGTCGGCCGCTGATCGACGTGCTGCGCAAGCGGCAGGGCAAGGGCCAGCCGATCCGCACCGACGGGCCCGAGGGGCATTTCGTCAAGGCGGGCACGCCGACCATGGGCGGGCTGCTGATCGTCGGCGCGCTGCTGACCTCGACGCTGCTTTGGGCGCGGCTCGACAATGGCTTTGTCTGGATGGTGCTCTTTGTCACCATGGGCTACGCCGCGATCGGCTTTGCCGACGATTATGCCAAGGTGAAAAAGCAGAACACCGATGGCGTGTCGGGCAAGGTGCGGTTGGCCATCGGCTTTGGCATTGCGGCGGTGGCGGCGGCCTGGGCGGCATGGCTGCATCCGGCCGATTTGACAGGCCAGTTGGCCTTCCCGGTGTTCAAGAACGCGCTGCTCGATCTTGGCTGGCTGTTCGTGCCCTTCGCGATGATCGTCATTGTCGGGGCCGCCAATGCGGTGAACCTGACCGACGGTCTTGACGGGCTTGCCATCATGCCGGTGATGATTGCCGGCGGCACGCTGGGCATCATCGCCTATGCGGTGGGCCGGACCGACTTCACCGAATATCTCGACGTGCACTATGTGCCCGGCACCGGCGAGATCCTGATCTTCACCGCCGCGCTGATCGGCGGCGGGCTCGGCTTTTTGTGGTACAATGCGCCGCCCGCAGCGGTCTTCATGGGCGACACCGGCTCGCTGGCTCTGGGCGGCGGGCTTGGTGCCATTGCCGTGGCCACCAAGCACGAGATCGTGCTGGCCATCGTCGGCGGTCTTTTCGTGGTCGAGGCGCTCTCGGTGATCATCCAGGTGCTCTACTTCAAGCGCACCGGCAAGCGGGTGTTCCTGATGGCGCCAATCCACCACCACTACGAGAAGAAGGGCTGGGCCGAGCCGCAGATCGTCATCCGCTTCTGGATCATCTCGCTCATACTCGCGCTGATCGGGCTGGCGACGCTGAAGCTGCGCTGA
- the murD gene encoding UDP-N-acetylmuramoyl-L-alanine--D-glutamate ligase, whose translation MIPVSGFEERCVAVLGLGRSGLSAARALREGGASVLVWDDNATARETAEAEGFESRDLAKQGGFDGVDWLVVSPGIPHLYPEPNAVIAAAWAAGVPVDNDIGLFFRSLSAAGSDWDMYDSPPRVIAVTGSNGKSTTSALIHHILQSAGRESQLAGNIGRGVLDIDPPGDGGVVVLELSSYQTDLARALTPDVAVFTNLSPDHLDRHGGMGGYFAAKRRLFAEGGPDRCVIGVDEAEGQYLANQLSEGPTDDRVIRVSSGSKLSGPGWVVYARKGFLTEWRKGRQVASIDLRAVKGLPGAHNHQNACAAYAAVRALGVAPRQVEAAFHSFEGLPHRSQIIAEAGGVTYVNDSKATNVDAAVKALLAFQNIRWICGGLMKEGGLSGLAPGLAHVTKAYVIGREAANFALGLPGIEAEICTDMATAVARARAEAQPGEVVLLAPAAASFDQYDSFEKRGEDFAARVRAAL comes from the coding sequence ATGATTCCGGTATCTGGCTTCGAGGAGCGCTGCGTTGCGGTGCTGGGTCTGGGGCGTTCGGGCCTGTCGGCGGCGCGCGCCCTGCGCGAAGGCGGCGCCTCGGTGCTGGTCTGGGACGACAATGCCACCGCGCGCGAAACCGCCGAGGCGGAAGGTTTCGAGAGCCGCGATCTGGCAAAGCAGGGCGGGTTCGACGGTGTCGACTGGCTGGTGGTCTCGCCCGGCATTCCGCATCTCTACCCCGAGCCTAACGCGGTGATCGCCGCCGCATGGGCAGCAGGCGTGCCGGTCGACAATGACATCGGGCTGTTCTTCCGCTCGCTCTCGGCCGCGGGCTCGGACTGGGACATGTACGACAGCCCGCCGCGGGTGATCGCGGTCACCGGCTCGAACGGCAAGTCCACCACCTCGGCGCTGATCCACCACATCCTGCAAAGCGCCGGGCGCGAGAGCCAGCTGGCGGGCAACATCGGGCGCGGCGTTCTGGACATCGACCCGCCGGGCGATGGCGGCGTGGTGGTGCTGGAGCTGTCGAGCTATCAGACCGACCTTGCGCGCGCACTGACGCCGGATGTGGCGGTGTTCACCAATCTCTCGCCCGACCACCTCGACCGCCACGGCGGCATGGGCGGCTATTTCGCCGCCAAGCGCCGGCTCTTCGCCGAAGGTGGCCCGGATCGCTGCGTGATCGGCGTCGACGAGGCCGAGGGGCAGTATCTGGCCAACCAGCTTTCCGAGGGGCCGACCGACGACCGGGTGATCCGGGTCTCGTCTGGGTCCAAGCTCTCGGGGCCGGGCTGGGTGGTCTATGCCCGCAAAGGCTTCCTCACCGAGTGGCGTAAGGGCCGTCAGGTGGCCTCGATCGATTTGCGTGCGGTGAAGGGGCTGCCGGGGGCGCACAACCACCAGAACGCCTGCGCGGCCTATGCCGCCGTGCGCGCGCTCGGCGTGGCGCCGCGGCAGGTCGAGGCGGCCTTCCACAGCTTCGAGGGGCTGCCGCATCGCAGCCAGATCATCGCCGAGGCGGGCGGGGTCACCTATGTCAACGACAGCAAGGCGACCAACGTCGACGCAGCGGTCAAGGCGCTGCTGGCGTTCCAGAACATCCGCTGGATCTGCGGCGGGCTGATGAAGGAGGGCGGTCTTTCGGGGCTGGCGCCGGGGCTGGCCCATGTGACCAAAGCCTATGTTATCGGTCGCGAGGCGGCGAATTTCGCGCTGGGTCTGCCGGGGATCGAGGCCGAGATCTGCACCGATATGGCGACCGCCGTGGCCCGCGCCCGTGCCGAGGCGCAGCCCGGCGAGGTGGTGCTGCTGGCGCCTGCGGCAGCCAGTTTCGACCAATACGACAGTTTCGAAAAGCGCGGCGAGGATTTCGCCGCGCGGGTGCGCGCCGCGCTCTGA